One window from the genome of Bacillus weihaiensis encodes:
- a CDS encoding thymidylate synthase — translation MKSYLDLVNDILENGTQKGDRTGTGTFSVFGRQLRFDLNDGFPLLTTKRVPFRLVASELLWFLKGDTNIRFLLEHNNNIWNEWPFKKWIESDEYTGPDMTNFGIRSQQDKEFNELYQNEMTLFKSRIITDDEFAAKYGDLGPVYGSQWRNWTTKNGEIIDQIERVVNEIKQNPNSRRLLVNAWNAGEVDNMKLPPCHYAFQFYVSDGKLSCMWQQRSVDTFLGLPFNIASYALLTHMIAQQCNLEVGELIFTGGDVHIYSNHLEQVKLQLTREPKELPILKINTVPNSIFEYKMEHFELEGYDPEPAIKGEVAV, via the coding sequence ATGAAAAGCTACTTAGATTTAGTTAATGATATCTTAGAAAATGGTACTCAAAAAGGCGATCGTACGGGAACCGGTACTTTTTCAGTATTTGGGAGACAATTAAGATTTGATTTAAATGATGGGTTTCCATTACTTACAACGAAAAGAGTACCCTTTCGTTTGGTTGCAAGTGAGCTTTTGTGGTTTTTAAAGGGTGACACAAATATTCGCTTTTTATTAGAGCATAACAATAACATTTGGAATGAATGGCCGTTTAAGAAATGGATTGAAAGTGATGAGTACACAGGACCTGATATGACAAACTTTGGAATCCGTAGTCAACAAGACAAAGAGTTTAACGAATTATATCAAAATGAAATGACTTTATTTAAGAGTCGTATAATTACAGATGATGAATTTGCTGCTAAATACGGTGACTTAGGGCCAGTATATGGGTCCCAATGGAGAAATTGGACAACGAAAAATGGTGAGATTATTGATCAAATAGAACGTGTCGTTAATGAAATTAAACAAAATCCTAACTCAAGACGTTTATTGGTAAATGCGTGGAATGCAGGAGAGGTAGACAATATGAAATTACCCCCATGTCATTATGCTTTTCAATTCTATGTATCGGATGGTAAATTGTCATGCATGTGGCAACAAAGATCTGTTGATACCTTCCTAGGACTCCCTTTTAATATAGCAAGCTATGCTTTACTCACTCACATGATTGCTCAACAATGTAATTTGGAAGTGGGAGAGTTGATCTTTACTGGTGGCGATGTTCATATATACTCAAACCACTTAGAACAAGTGAAATTACAGCTTACACGCGAACCTAAAGAACTACCTATCTTAAAAATAAATACAGTTCCAAATTCGATCTTTGAATATAAAATGGAGCACTTTGAATTAGAAGGGTATGATCCAGAACCAGCAATCAAGGGTGAAGTTGCTGTGTAA
- a CDS encoding dihydrofolate reductase produces MIALIVAMDLNRVIGKDNQLPWHLPADLAYFKKVTLDHKIVMGRKTFESIGRPLPDRENIILTRDPLYNKKGVQTLHSIEELLILANDVNETIFVIGGAEIFNEMLEYATTLYITKIHHEYEGDTYFPVINPREWKVCSSKLRLKDDKNAHDLEFIVYDKI; encoded by the coding sequence TTGATAGCACTAATCGTTGCGATGGACTTAAATCGAGTAATAGGAAAAGATAACCAGTTGCCTTGGCACCTACCCGCTGATTTAGCATATTTTAAAAAAGTAACTTTAGATCATAAAATTGTTATGGGGCGTAAAACGTTTGAATCTATTGGAAGACCTTTACCTGATAGAGAGAATATTATCTTAACTAGAGACCCTCTTTATAATAAAAAAGGTGTTCAAACTCTACATTCTATTGAAGAATTGCTTATACTAGCCAATGATGTTAACGAAACCATTTTTGTTATTGGTGGTGCAGAAATATTTAACGAAATGTTGGAGTATGCGACTACATTATATATAACTAAAATACACCATGAATATGAGGGTGACACATACTTTCCTGTCATTAATCCTCGTGAGTGGAAAGTATGTTCGTCAAAATTAAGATTAAAAGATGACAAGAATGCACATGATTTAGAATTCATCGTATATGATAAAATTTAA
- a CDS encoding lysophospholipid acyltransferase family protein, which yields MIYMLPKLMRIRKKREYVDQTDFYQHIHLLTQRWAKFLLNLTGSTVKVEGIEKIPSGPVLLASNHQGNFDIPVILGYLPKEAGFLAKQEMKKVPFASLWMEAMGCVFINRTDRRGTVQALKESIEQLKSGHSLIVFPEGTRSKGTELGLFKSGVIRMASDASVPIVPISINGTYQIMEENKGKKFCSATIKVTVHDPVYIDSTNPQLKTEVEAIRATIEKGLKVL from the coding sequence ATGATTTACATGCTTCCAAAGCTGATGAGGATTAGAAAGAAAAGAGAGTATGTTGACCAAACGGATTTTTATCAACATATTCATTTATTAACACAAAGATGGGCAAAATTTTTACTCAATCTAACGGGATCCACAGTAAAGGTCGAAGGAATTGAAAAGATTCCCTCAGGCCCCGTCTTACTTGCATCAAATCATCAAGGTAATTTTGATATTCCAGTAATTTTAGGATATTTACCAAAAGAAGCTGGATTTTTAGCAAAGCAGGAAATGAAAAAGGTTCCGTTTGCGTCTCTATGGATGGAAGCAATGGGGTGTGTATTCATAAATCGCACTGACAGAAGAGGAACAGTACAAGCTTTGAAGGAGAGTATAGAGCAATTAAAATCTGGTCATTCACTGATTGTTTTTCCTGAAGGTACTAGAAGTAAAGGTACGGAATTAGGTTTATTTAAATCAGGTGTAATACGGATGGCCAGTGATGCTAGTGTCCCAATAGTACCAATATCTATAAATGGTACGTATCAAATTATGGAAGAGAATAAAGGGAAAAAATTTTGTTCTGCAACCATAAAGGTGACTGTACATGATCCTGTTTATATTGACTCGACTAATCCACAATTAAAAACTGAAGTTGAAGCAATTAGGGCAACAATAGAAAAAGGATTAAAAGTACTTTAA
- the trhA gene encoding PAQR family membrane homeostasis protein TrhA — translation MANTHTFSKGEEIANSVTHGIGGLLSIAGLVVLIVFSSLHGTAWHVVSFTLFGVTMVLLYTASTLVHSFPAGKAKNVFEILDHSAIYFFIAGTYTPFMFIAVKGWIGWTLFGIVWGLAIGGTVFKSFFVKKYLFFSTVMYVVMGWLIVFAWNQIIVNVPTNGVILLVSGGLLYTIGAVFYVWRGFKYHHAIWHLFVLGGTVLHFFCVLFYLLP, via the coding sequence ATGGCAAATACACATACATTCTCTAAGGGTGAGGAAATCGCCAATTCTGTTACACATGGTATAGGTGGCTTATTAAGCATAGCGGGTCTAGTAGTTTTGATTGTGTTTTCTTCATTACATGGAACTGCTTGGCACGTTGTGAGCTTTACCTTATTTGGTGTCACAATGGTTTTATTATATACAGCTTCAACGCTAGTACACAGCTTTCCTGCTGGTAAAGCTAAAAATGTGTTTGAGATTCTTGATCATTCAGCTATTTACTTTTTTATTGCTGGGACCTATACTCCATTTATGTTTATTGCCGTAAAAGGATGGATAGGCTGGACTTTATTTGGGATTGTATGGGGACTAGCAATTGGCGGAACAGTATTTAAATCCTTTTTTGTAAAAAAATACCTCTTTTTTTCAACGGTAATGTATGTGGTTATGGGATGGCTAATTGTTTTTGCCTGGAACCAAATTATTGTAAATGTACCTACTAACGGCGTCATACTATTAGTATCTGGAGGATTGCTTTATACAATTGGGGCTGTCTTTTACGTCTGGAGAGGCTTCAAATACCATCATGCTATTTGGCATTTATTCGTCCTAGGTGGTACTGTTCTTCACTTTTTCTGTGTATTATTCTATCTGCTACCTTAA
- the ilvA gene encoding threonine ammonia-lyase IlvA — MKQTIDELHDVTVEDILKAHHLLKDVITHTPLQKNEQLSEKYECNVYLKREDLQVVRSFKIRGAFNKIKQLETVQTKNGIVCASAGNHAQGVAYSCKQLKIHGKIFMPSTTPRQKVSQVELFGKEYVEIILSGDTFDDAYQKAMQCKEEEQRIFIHPFDDVDVIAGQGTVAVEILNDIDVQVDYVLASVGGGGLISGVGTYFHAISPSTKMIGIEPEGAPALYNSRAQDEVITLDKIDKFVDGAAVKKVGEKTFEICKDVVEEVLLVPEGKICTTILDLYNENAIVAEPAGAMSIAALDFMRDKIKGKNVVCIVSGGNNDIGRMQEIKERSMIYEGIQHYFIVNFPQRAGALREFLDEVLGPNDDINRFEYTKKNNKDKGPALVGIELKQREDYHSLLQRMKKKGFYYTEVNKDSNLFHLLI; from the coding sequence ATGAAACAAACTATCGATGAATTACATGATGTTACCGTGGAGGATATCTTAAAAGCTCATCACTTACTTAAAGATGTTATTACACATACACCATTACAAAAAAATGAACAACTTTCAGAGAAATATGAGTGTAATGTATATTTAAAACGTGAAGATTTACAGGTTGTAAGATCCTTTAAAATTCGCGGTGCATTTAATAAAATTAAACAGCTAGAAACAGTTCAAACCAAGAACGGTATTGTTTGTGCTAGTGCTGGAAATCATGCTCAAGGTGTAGCATATTCATGTAAGCAATTGAAGATCCATGGGAAGATTTTCATGCCATCAACTACGCCAAGACAAAAAGTATCACAAGTTGAATTATTCGGGAAAGAATATGTTGAAATTATTTTAAGTGGGGATACATTTGACGATGCTTATCAGAAAGCGATGCAATGTAAAGAAGAGGAGCAACGAATTTTTATTCATCCATTTGACGATGTGGATGTTATTGCAGGCCAAGGAACGGTAGCAGTTGAAATTTTAAACGATATTGATGTTCAAGTTGATTATGTATTGGCAAGCGTAGGAGGTGGAGGCCTCATTTCAGGTGTAGGTACTTATTTTCATGCCATTTCTCCTTCTACAAAAATGATTGGAATTGAACCAGAAGGTGCTCCTGCTTTATATAATTCTAGGGCACAAGACGAAGTAATTACACTAGATAAAATTGATAAATTTGTGGATGGAGCGGCAGTGAAAAAAGTAGGGGAGAAAACATTTGAAATCTGTAAAGATGTAGTTGAGGAAGTTTTACTCGTACCAGAAGGGAAAATCTGTACAACTATTCTAGATTTGTATAATGAAAATGCCATCGTTGCAGAGCCCGCTGGAGCCATGTCGATTGCTGCTTTAGATTTTATGAGAGACAAAATAAAAGGGAAAAATGTGGTTTGTATTGTAAGTGGGGGAAATAATGATATTGGCAGGATGCAAGAAATAAAAGAACGTTCTATGATTTACGAAGGGATTCAACATTATTTCATTGTGAATTTTCCTCAGAGAGCAGGAGCTTTACGTGAATTCTTAGATGAAGTTTTAGGTCCCAATGATGATATTAATCGATTTGAATACACGAAGAAAAATAATAAGGACAAAGGCCCAGCTTTAGTTGGTATTGAATTAAAGCAACGAGAAGACTACCATTCATTGCTTCAAAGAATGAAGAAAAAAGGATTTTACTATACTGAAGTTAACAAGGATAGTAATTTATTCCACCTTCTTATTTAA
- a CDS encoding DUF2535 family protein: MLFKSLEFKLISGQKVKITDIPVLEEDNKYRFMLQIRLQKLLSTISSQRNPKSTYSFKEYLKKVLKWPDYEALYGNFILKNNA, translated from the coding sequence TTGTTATTCAAGAGCCTAGAGTTCAAGCTTATTAGTGGACAGAAGGTAAAGATTACTGACATACCAGTATTGGAGGAAGATAACAAATACCGTTTCATGCTTCAAATCCGTTTACAAAAACTATTATCAACGATTTCTTCACAGAGAAATCCCAAAAGCACTTACTCTTTTAAGGAATACTTAAAAAAGGTTCTGAAATGGCCAGATTATGAGGCTTTATATGGGAACTTTATTTTAAAGAACAACGCTTAA
- a CDS encoding DegV family protein, with amino-acid sequence MNNVRIVTDSTIDISKDILDQYDITVVPLSITIDSETYTDGIDLMADEFIKKMKSASELPKSSQPPTGKFLEVYEELGRDGSSVISIHMTKGMSGTVQSAQGAAQMTDVDVTVVDSMFISKALSYQVIEAAQMAQKGASKKEILDRIEKIRQHTHLYVVVDTLENLVKGGRIGKGKAMIGSLLNIKPIANLEDGVYTPVGKVRSQSQAIKFLAKQFADDIKGKTVKAVGIAHADAFDYATKLKNAILQISPNCQVDISFTSPVISTHTGPGALGFMFLAE; translated from the coding sequence TTGAACAACGTAAGAATTGTAACAGATTCAACAATAGATATTAGTAAAGATATTTTAGATCAATATGATATTACAGTGGTACCTCTTTCAATCACTATTGATAGTGAAACATATACTGATGGAATTGATTTAATGGCAGATGAATTTATAAAAAAAATGAAGAGTGCTAGTGAATTACCTAAAAGTTCTCAGCCACCTACTGGTAAATTTCTCGAAGTATATGAGGAGCTAGGAAGAGATGGAAGCTCCGTGATCTCCATACATATGACAAAAGGAATGAGTGGTACGGTTCAATCAGCTCAAGGGGCAGCCCAAATGACGGATGTCGATGTTACCGTAGTAGACTCCATGTTTATATCTAAAGCATTAAGCTATCAAGTCATTGAGGCTGCTCAAATGGCTCAAAAGGGTGCGTCTAAAAAGGAGATACTTGATCGTATTGAAAAAATCCGTCAACATACACATTTATATGTTGTAGTTGATACACTTGAAAATCTTGTTAAAGGTGGCCGCATTGGGAAAGGAAAAGCCATGATCGGGTCTCTCCTTAATATCAAACCAATCGCTAATTTAGAGGATGGTGTCTATACACCAGTTGGGAAAGTACGAAGTCAGTCGCAGGCCATTAAATTTTTAGCCAAACAATTCGCTGACGACATTAAAGGTAAAACGGTAAAGGCAGTTGGAATAGCACATGCTGATGCATTTGATTATGCAACAAAGTTAAAAAATGCTATTTTACAGATTAGCCCTAATTGTCAGGTTGATATTTCTTTTACTAGCCCGGTAATCTCAACACACACAGGACCCGGGGCACTTGGATTTATGTTTTTAGCTGAATAA
- a CDS encoding nucleoside hydrolase, with translation MGAITKKVLFIGDYGVDDIVSLLYAYYSEEIEVVGIVVDYGNISKQNALVSATYIQQLLNVRIPIIGGAVRPLTGETPIYYPQIHGEYGLGPIIPEVNGEITEFENFHEIISIIETYKDELIIVNVGRLTSLATAFVLYPNTLESVKEIYIMGGAFLYPGNSSPLAEANFYSDHYAANLVLDCATNVKIFPLNVTNYAILPNEIINQLNSYFMKMNDKAGLLLKPMITYYSNWYKQRDPNSVGGPLHDLLTFWAVANNEAFKFIKKPVDISTTDGETRGVSIGDFRPYKELADYPIHDIALEFDYQKFINNVYNTFTNK, from the coding sequence GTGGGTGCAATTACAAAGAAAGTGTTGTTTATTGGTGATTATGGAGTTGATGACATCGTTTCGCTTTTATACGCTTATTATAGTGAAGAAATTGAAGTAGTGGGGATTGTTGTTGACTATGGAAATATTTCAAAACAAAATGCGTTAGTATCTGCTACGTATATCCAGCAATTATTAAATGTGAGAATTCCAATAATAGGTGGAGCCGTTCGCCCGTTAACAGGTGAAACTCCAATTTATTACCCCCAAATACACGGTGAGTATGGCTTGGGTCCTATAATACCTGAAGTAAATGGAGAAATAACTGAATTTGAAAACTTTCATGAAATCATTTCAATCATTGAAACATATAAGGATGAGTTAATTATTGTAAATGTAGGGAGATTAACATCGTTAGCTACAGCATTTGTCCTATATCCAAACACATTAGAGAGTGTGAAAGAGATATATATTATGGGAGGAGCATTTTTATACCCTGGTAACTCGTCTCCATTAGCTGAAGCAAACTTTTATAGTGATCATTACGCTGCTAATTTGGTACTAGATTGTGCAACGAATGTTAAAATCTTCCCATTAAACGTGACGAATTATGCTATCCTGCCGAATGAAATTATCAACCAATTAAACAGTTATTTCATGAAAATGAATGATAAAGCAGGTTTATTGTTAAAACCAATGATTACGTATTATTCAAATTGGTATAAACAAAGGGACCCAAATAGTGTTGGGGGGCCATTGCATGACTTGTTAACATTTTGGGCTGTAGCTAATAATGAGGCGTTTAAATTTATAAAAAAACCTGTTGATATAAGTACAACAGATGGAGAAACAAGAGGGGTCAGTATCGGAGATTTTAGACCTTATAAGGAATTAGCTGATTATCCTATTCATGATATTGCACTTGAGTTTGATTACCAGAAGTTTATTAATAATGTGTATAATACGTTTACTAATAAATAA